Proteins from one Chaetodon auriga isolate fChaAug3 chromosome 19, fChaAug3.hap1, whole genome shotgun sequence genomic window:
- the ved gene encoding ventrally expressed dharma/bozozok antagonist encodes MRGHFSIEWMAQSSQPAGTDAVSASGPTACGTHSESLPGFYCRQKSENEPEQEEDRRQGLDAFSLNQSSHCSQVTEAGFSSGTEEETSGYESEGCPSVSPLTPADCASASPASPPSGRRPRTAFTAEQISSMEKAFKRNAYLGTQDKAELCRKLNLSDKQIRNWFQNRRMKLKRSVQDALAQACQANVASQLMHYPELQAYRPGPYARYHPTAAVAEGPAAASYIHPHGLQYSSPLPSVSTLPLDSFYQYSSLPAVMLPSASTQLMGSYPPYPQYY; translated from the exons ATGAGGGGACACTTTTCCATCGAGTGGATGGCCCAGAGCAGCCAGCCGGCGGGGACAGACGCTGTCTCCGCCTCTGGACCCACCGCCTGTGGGACACATTCAGAGAGTCTGCCGGGTTTCTACTGCCGGCAAAAGTCTGAAAATGAgccagaacaagaagaagacaggCGGCAGGGACTCGATGCTTTCAGCCTGAACCAAAGCTCTCACTGCAGCCAAG TGACTGAGGCAGGCTTCAGCAgcggcacagaggaggagacctCCGGGTACGAGAGCGAAGGCTGTCCCTCCGTCTCGCCCTTAACCCCCGCCGACTGCGCCTCCGCCTCACCGGCGTCGCCTCCGTCAGGGAGGAGGCCCCGTACGGCCTTCACGGCGGAGCAGATCAGCAGCATGGAGAAGGCCTTCAAGAGGAACGCTTACCTGGGAACACAGGACAAGGCGGAGCTGTGCAGGAAGCTCAACCTGTCTGACAAACAG ATCAGAAACTGGTTCCAGAACAGGCGGATGAAGCTGAAGCGGTCGGTGCAGGACGCCCTGGCTCAAGCCTGTCAGGCAAACGTGGCCTCTCAGCTGATGCATTACCCCGAGCTGCAGGCCTACAGGCCGGGGCCGTACGCGAGGTATCACCCCACGGCGGCGGTGGCGGAGGGCCCGGCCGCGGCCTCCTACATCCACCCGCACGGCCTGCAGTACAGCTCGCCTCTGCCCAGCGTCTCCACTCTGCCGCTGGACTCCTTTTACCAGTACAGCAGCCTCCCAGCAGTCATGCTGCCCTCTGCCTCCACCCAGCTCATGGGCTCCTACCCGCCGTATCCTCAGTATTACTGA
- the polm gene encoding DNA-directed DNA/RNA polymerase mu isoform X2, with protein MVPLKRRKVASSQTGNTGTDCGGRGGPNQFPQVVLFLLERKMGASRRAFLSQLGRGKGFQVEDSFSQSVSHVISENNRGDEVRAWLDSQVRGQTPVHLLDVSWYTESMRAGRPVEILDRHKLQQADEAEVVVFSVPGYACQRRTTLDNHNSVLTDALSLLAENAELSEDDGRGVAFRRAAAVLKALPGAVTDMTQLRGLPCLGGHSLRVIKEILENGASSEVESTKQSERYKALKVLTGIFGVGAKTADRWIKEGICDLHQLQDSGQTLNRTQRAGLDHYDDLSRPVTKAEADAIGEVVEGAVASVLPGARVTLIGGFRRGKLTGHDVDFLITHPEEGREVGLMPKVVSWLESRGFLLYQKTTRNSYLESKTGPGRPSSNMDRFERCLSIFKLTEEERGGNTETLTESCLQSLSTPDPNPQPHAQTHRGGPEAGQTNPAGRRPWRAVRVDLVVSPISQFAFALLGWTGSKLFERELRRWAAHEKTMSLSSHALYDNKQERYLRATSEEEIFAHLGLEYIHPSERNA; from the exons ATGGTGCCGTTAAAGAGAAGAAAGGTCGCCTCCTCTCAAACTGGGAACACTGGGACTGACTGCGGGGGACGAGGAGGGCCAAACCAGTTCCCTCAGGTTGTTTTATTCCTGCTGGAAAGGAAAATGGGAGCCAGTCGAAgagcttttctctctcagctcgGTCGAGGAAAAGGATTTCAAGTGGAGGATTCGTTCAG TCAAAGCGTCTCACACGTCATTTCTGAGAACAACCGTGGCGACGAGGTCAGAGCGTGGCTCGactcacaggtcagaggtcaaacgcCCGTTCACCTGCTGGACGTCAGCTGGTACACTGAGAGCATGCGTGCAGGACGGCCCGTTGAAATACTGGACAGACACAAACTGCAG CAGGCTGATGAAGCAGAGGTGGTGGTGTTCTCCGTCCCCGGCTACGCCTGCCAGAGACGAACCACCCTGGACAACCATAACAGCGTCCTCACT GACGCTCTGTCCCTCCTGGCTGAAAACGCTGAGCTCAGCGAAGACGACGGACGAGGCGTCGCCTTTCGACGGGCGGCCGCCGTGCTGAAGGCTCTGCCCGGGGCGGTGACGGACATGACGCAGCTCAGAGGGCTGCCCTGCCTCGGAGGACATTCGCTCAGGGTCATCAAA GAGATTTTGGAGAATGGAGCATCAAGTGAGGTCGAATCCACGAAGCAGTCTGAGCGCTACAAAGCTCTGAAG GTCTTAACGGGTATTTTTGGAGTCGGAGCGAAAACAGCCGATCGATGGATCAAAGAGGGGATTTGCGACCTTCACCAGTTACAGGATTCGGGACAAACGCTGAACCGAACGCAGCGAGCAG GCCTCGATCACTACGACGACCTCAGCCGGCCGGTCACGAAGGCAGAGGCCGACGCCATCGGTGAGGTCGTGGAGGGAGCCGTCGCGTCCGTGTTACCGGGCGCACGCGTGACTCTGATCGGAGGATTCAGGAG GGGGAAGCTGACCGGCCATGACGTCGACTTCCTGATAACACACCCGGAGGAGGGCCGAGAGGTGGGGCTGATGCCTAAAGTGGTTTCCTGGTTGGAGTCACGG ggTTTCCTGTTGTACCAGAAAACCACAAGGAACTCTTACCTGGAGTCTAAGACCGGTCCTGGCCGGCCCTCCTCCAACATGGACCGCTTCGAGAGGTGTTTGTCCATCTTTAAACTGaccgaggaggagagaggagggaacaCAGAGACGCTGACAGAAAGCTGCCTGCAGAGTCTCAGCACGCCTGATCCAAATCCACAACCACACGCTCAGACCCACCGAGGCGGACCGGAGGCGGGTCAGACAAACCCTGCAGGACGCAGGCCGTGGAGGGCTGTGAGAGTGGACCTGGTGGTCTCTCCGATCAGCCAGTTTGCCTTCGCTCTGCTGGGCTGGACGGGGTCCAAG CTGTTTGAGAGGGAGCTGCGGCGCTGGGCGGCCCACGAGAAGACCATGTCCCTGAGCAGCCACGCCCTGTATGACAACAaacag GAACGTTATCTGAGAGCGACGTCAGAGGAGGAGATATTCGCTCATCTTGGTCTGGAGTACATTCATCCGTCAGAGAGAAACGCCTGA
- the polm gene encoding DNA-directed DNA/RNA polymerase mu isoform X1, with product MVPLKRRKVASSQTGNTGTDCGGRGGPNQFPQVVLFLLERKMGASRRAFLSQLGRGKGFQVEDSFSQSVSHVISENNRGDEVRAWLDSQVRGQTPVHLLDVSWYTESMRAGRPVEILDRHKLQEQQADEAEVVVFSVPGYACQRRTTLDNHNSVLTDALSLLAENAELSEDDGRGVAFRRAAAVLKALPGAVTDMTQLRGLPCLGGHSLRVIKEILENGASSEVESTKQSERYKALKVLTGIFGVGAKTADRWIKEGICDLHQLQDSGQTLNRTQRAGLDHYDDLSRPVTKAEADAIGEVVEGAVASVLPGARVTLIGGFRRGKLTGHDVDFLITHPEEGREVGLMPKVVSWLESRGFLLYQKTTRNSYLESKTGPGRPSSNMDRFERCLSIFKLTEEERGGNTETLTESCLQSLSTPDPNPQPHAQTHRGGPEAGQTNPAGRRPWRAVRVDLVVSPISQFAFALLGWTGSKLFERELRRWAAHEKTMSLSSHALYDNKQERYLRATSEEEIFAHLGLEYIHPSERNA from the exons ATGGTGCCGTTAAAGAGAAGAAAGGTCGCCTCCTCTCAAACTGGGAACACTGGGACTGACTGCGGGGGACGAGGAGGGCCAAACCAGTTCCCTCAGGTTGTTTTATTCCTGCTGGAAAGGAAAATGGGAGCCAGTCGAAgagcttttctctctcagctcgGTCGAGGAAAAGGATTTCAAGTGGAGGATTCGTTCAG TCAAAGCGTCTCACACGTCATTTCTGAGAACAACCGTGGCGACGAGGTCAGAGCGTGGCTCGactcacaggtcagaggtcaaacgcCCGTTCACCTGCTGGACGTCAGCTGGTACACTGAGAGCATGCGTGCAGGACGGCCCGTTGAAATACTGGACAGACACAAACTGCAG GAGCAGCAGGCTGATGAAGCAGAGGTGGTGGTGTTCTCCGTCCCCGGCTACGCCTGCCAGAGACGAACCACCCTGGACAACCATAACAGCGTCCTCACT GACGCTCTGTCCCTCCTGGCTGAAAACGCTGAGCTCAGCGAAGACGACGGACGAGGCGTCGCCTTTCGACGGGCGGCCGCCGTGCTGAAGGCTCTGCCCGGGGCGGTGACGGACATGACGCAGCTCAGAGGGCTGCCCTGCCTCGGAGGACATTCGCTCAGGGTCATCAAA GAGATTTTGGAGAATGGAGCATCAAGTGAGGTCGAATCCACGAAGCAGTCTGAGCGCTACAAAGCTCTGAAG GTCTTAACGGGTATTTTTGGAGTCGGAGCGAAAACAGCCGATCGATGGATCAAAGAGGGGATTTGCGACCTTCACCAGTTACAGGATTCGGGACAAACGCTGAACCGAACGCAGCGAGCAG GCCTCGATCACTACGACGACCTCAGCCGGCCGGTCACGAAGGCAGAGGCCGACGCCATCGGTGAGGTCGTGGAGGGAGCCGTCGCGTCCGTGTTACCGGGCGCACGCGTGACTCTGATCGGAGGATTCAGGAG GGGGAAGCTGACCGGCCATGACGTCGACTTCCTGATAACACACCCGGAGGAGGGCCGAGAGGTGGGGCTGATGCCTAAAGTGGTTTCCTGGTTGGAGTCACGG ggTTTCCTGTTGTACCAGAAAACCACAAGGAACTCTTACCTGGAGTCTAAGACCGGTCCTGGCCGGCCCTCCTCCAACATGGACCGCTTCGAGAGGTGTTTGTCCATCTTTAAACTGaccgaggaggagagaggagggaacaCAGAGACGCTGACAGAAAGCTGCCTGCAGAGTCTCAGCACGCCTGATCCAAATCCACAACCACACGCTCAGACCCACCGAGGCGGACCGGAGGCGGGTCAGACAAACCCTGCAGGACGCAGGCCGTGGAGGGCTGTGAGAGTGGACCTGGTGGTCTCTCCGATCAGCCAGTTTGCCTTCGCTCTGCTGGGCTGGACGGGGTCCAAG CTGTTTGAGAGGGAGCTGCGGCGCTGGGCGGCCCACGAGAAGACCATGTCCCTGAGCAGCCACGCCCTGTATGACAACAaacag GAACGTTATCTGAGAGCGACGTCAGAGGAGGAGATATTCGCTCATCTTGGTCTGGAGTACATTCATCCGTCAGAGAGAAACGCCTGA